One Brassica napus cultivar Da-Ae chromosome A5, Da-Ae, whole genome shotgun sequence DNA window includes the following coding sequences:
- the LOC106345424 gene encoding uncharacterized protein LOC106345424, producing the protein MKLKMEFSSIIAKLLLLTTLVTTLVISRANEELMMQLCHNSDNPTLCLRCLSSDPTAPKADHVELARIILRCVNSHLITLTNNTSTLAPKHRRDPKAAAALKQCGLGYATAKRGVGKVDAHLIAGDYDKAAYDVSMTVEAPPVSCRASLVTLNFNLPSSFRYHTEVYLALTQALLRIIDRF; encoded by the coding sequence ATGAAACTAAAGATGGAGTTTTCCTCTATTATAGCAAAGCTTCTTCTCCTCACCACACTTGTTACCACATTGGTTATCTCCAGAGCTAACGAAGAGCTGATGATGCAACTATGTCACAACTCCGACAACCCCACCTTGTGTCTTCGCTGTCTGAGCTCAGACCCAACTGCTCCAAAAGCCGACCATGTCGAACTGGCTCGCATCATCCTCAGATGCGTCAACTCTCACCTCATCACCCTCACCAACAACACTTCCACTTTGGCCCCGAAGCACCGCCGGGATCCTAAAGCTGCAGCCGCCTTGAAACAATGTGGTTTGGGTTACGCGACGGCAAAGCGTGGCGTGGGAAAGGTCGACGCTCACTTGATAGCCGGAGATTACGACAAGGCTGCGTATGACGTCAGCATGACGGTGGAGGCTCCTCCGGTCTCGTGCCGTGCCAGTCTCGTGACCCTTAATTTTAATTTGCCCTCGAGTTTCCGTTACCATACAGAGGTTTACTTGGCGTTAACTCAAGCTCTGCTCAGGATCATTGATCGCTTCTAG
- the LOC106345422 gene encoding uncharacterized protein LOC106345422 isoform X2, translating into MASSLPQFYADFTFSGNTSSQFHGSSSCPDVSALSNYYDDGYLPFNASSIPESTFYPQVFGTSDAPMQEYNYYYQKMGVNNATQYFHGGDQEYYGFSPEIKPFGEQSWGSSEGGIQAEQNTKVGRYSVEERKERIMRYLKKKNQRNFNKTIKYVCRKTLADRRVRVRGRFARNNDTCEQQYHMSKTHNNNSEKEEDIFSGSDDYLIQMENDDGWLNEAMSNLISFPCELDAPGDDHNPSTWSF; encoded by the exons ATGGCATCATCTCTTCCTCAGTTCTACGCCGATTTCACATTTTCCGGCAACACTTCTTCACAGTTTCACGGCTCTTCTTCATGTCCTGACGTCTCAGCTCTATCCAATTACTATGACGACGGTTACCTCCCCTTCAACGCATCTTCTATCCCAGAATCCACATTTTATCCCCAAGTTTTTGGAACTTCTGACGCTCCTATGCAGGAGTACAACTATTATTACCAGAAAATGGGTGTGAACAATGCCACACAATATTTTCATGGTGGTGATCAAGAATACTACGGCTTTTCACCAGAAATCAAGCCCTTTGGAGAGCAATCTTGG GGATCTAGTGAAGGAGGCATACAAGCTGAGCAGAACACAAAAGTGGGACGCTATTCGGTTGAAGAACGTAAAGAGAGAATCATGAGGTACTTGAAAAAGAAGAACCAACGCAACTTCAATAAGACCATCaag TATGTATGCCGTAAAACCCTAGCTGACCGGCGTGTTCGTGTTCGAGGACGATTTGCTAGAAACAATGACACATGTGAACAACAATATCACATGTCTAAAACTCACAACAACAAttctgaaaaagaagaagatatatttTCTGGATCCGACGACTATCTAATCCAG ATGGAAAACGATGATGGATGGCTTAACGAAGCAATGTCTAATCTGATTTCTTTTCCTTGTGAATTGGACGCTCCTGGAGATGATCATAATCCAAGCACATGGAGCTTCTGA
- the LOC111211429 gene encoding uncharacterized protein LOC111211429, with product MASDQSTNPPIMESKPRHPLHQIADTPTHKLLLKQWLKEEELILNRVSHKESQIDSVRREITQLYIFFFLFHSISLLLLFHASSASASSSSSCKRSWIPSLCALLSSLGIIWAVRYKSEVESHLEKLLEREKEDAKLLRKCVEELKKKGVEFDLLKEVDALRRAKSLRVESKVVRKWSARDFVTLFFFSVSCLVLAMIRLILCD from the coding sequence ATGGCCTCAGATCAGAGCACGAACCCACCAATCATGGAGTCAAAGCCGAGACACCCTCTTCACCAAATCGCCGACACGCCAACACACAAGCTCCTCCTCAAACAGTGGCTGAAAGAAGAAGAGCTCATCCTCAACCGCGTCTCGCACAAAGAGTCTCAGATCGATTCCGTGCGACGAGAGATAACTCAGctctacatcttcttcttcctcttccactCTATCTCTCTGCTTCTCCTCTTCCACGCTTCCtctgcttctgcttcttcttcttcctcgtgtAAGAGATCATGGATCCCTTCTCTCTGCGCTCTTTTGTCTTCCCTCGGGATCATCTGGGCCGTACGGTACAAGTCTGAAGTGGAGTCGCATCTCGAGAAGTTGTTGGAGAGGGAGAAAGAAGATGCGAAGCTGTTGCGTAAGTGCGTTGAGGAGTTGAAGAAGAAAGGGGTCGAGTTTGATTTGCTCAAGGAAGTGGATGCTCTGCGCAGGGCGAAGAGCTTGAGGGTTGAGTCTAAGGTCGTGAGGAAATGGTCTGCGAGGGACTTTGTgacgctcttcttcttctctgtttcgtGTTTGGTTCTTGCAATGATTAGACTCATTCTCTGTGACTAG
- the LOC106345422 gene encoding uncharacterized protein LOC106345422 isoform X1 codes for MASSLPQFYADFTFSGNTSSQFHGSSSCPDVSALSNYYDDGYLPFNASSIPESTFYPQVFGTSDAPMQEYNYYYQKMGVNNATQYFHGGDQEYYGFSPEIKPFGEQSWGSSEGGIQAEQNTKVGRYSVEERKERIMRYLKKKNQRNFNKTIKYVCRKTLADRRVRVRGRFARNNDTCEQQYHMSKTHNNNSEKEEDIFSGSDDYLIQQMENDDGWLNEAMSNLISFPCELDAPGDDHNPSTWSF; via the exons ATGGCATCATCTCTTCCTCAGTTCTACGCCGATTTCACATTTTCCGGCAACACTTCTTCACAGTTTCACGGCTCTTCTTCATGTCCTGACGTCTCAGCTCTATCCAATTACTATGACGACGGTTACCTCCCCTTCAACGCATCTTCTATCCCAGAATCCACATTTTATCCCCAAGTTTTTGGAACTTCTGACGCTCCTATGCAGGAGTACAACTATTATTACCAGAAAATGGGTGTGAACAATGCCACACAATATTTTCATGGTGGTGATCAAGAATACTACGGCTTTTCACCAGAAATCAAGCCCTTTGGAGAGCAATCTTGG GGATCTAGTGAAGGAGGCATACAAGCTGAGCAGAACACAAAAGTGGGACGCTATTCGGTTGAAGAACGTAAAGAGAGAATCATGAGGTACTTGAAAAAGAAGAACCAACGCAACTTCAATAAGACCATCaag TATGTATGCCGTAAAACCCTAGCTGACCGGCGTGTTCGTGTTCGAGGACGATTTGCTAGAAACAATGACACATGTGAACAACAATATCACATGTCTAAAACTCACAACAACAAttctgaaaaagaagaagatatatttTCTGGATCCGACGACTATCTAATCCAG CAGATGGAAAACGATGATGGATGGCTTAACGAAGCAATGTCTAATCTGATTTCTTTTCCTTGTGAATTGGACGCTCCTGGAGATGATCATAATCCAAGCACATGGAGCTTCTGA